The following proteins are co-located in the Gossypium hirsutum isolate 1008001.06 chromosome A02, Gossypium_hirsutum_v2.1, whole genome shotgun sequence genome:
- the LOC121212329 gene encoding photosystem II CP47 reaction center protein-like codes for MDIGDGIAVGWLGHPIFRDKDGRELFVRRMPTFFETFPVVLVDGDGIVRADVPFRRAESKYSVEQVGVTVEFYGGVLNGVSYSDPATVKKYARRAQLGEIFELDRATLKSDGVFRSSPRGWFTFGHASFALLFFFGHIWHGARTLFRDVFAGIDPDL; via the coding sequence ATGGACATCGGGGATGGAATAGCCGTTGGGTGGTTAGGGCACCCTATCTTTAGAGATAAAGACGGGCGTGAACTTTTTGTACGTCGTATGCCTACTTTTTTTGAAACATTTCCGGTTGTTTTGGTAGACGGAGACGGAATTGTTAGAGCGGATGTCCCTTTTAGAAGGGCAGAATCAAAGTATAGTGTCGAACAAGTAGGTGTAACTGTTGAGTTCTATGGCGGCGTACTCAATGGAGTGAGTTATAGTGATCCTGCTACTGTGAAAAAATATGCTAGACGTGCTCAATTGGGTGAAATTTTTGAATTAGATCGTGCTACTTTGAAATCCGATGGTGTTTTTCGTAGCAGTCCGAGGGGTTGGTTTACTTTTGGGCATGCTTCATTTGCCTTGCTTTTCTTCTTCGGACACATTTGGCATGGTGCTAGAACCCTGTTCAGAGATGTTTTTGCCGGTATTGATCCAGATTTGTAG
- the LOC121211253 gene encoding 30S ribosomal protein S12-B, chloroplastic produces the protein MAPSLVRLYEQMPEPKYVIAMGACTITGGMFSTDSYSTVRGVDKLIPVDVYLPGYPPKPEAVIDAITKLRNKTSMTSKELNEEPKGDLSVNFSTTTPKKPNSALRKVARVRLTSGFEITAYIPGIGHNSQEHSVVLVRGERVKDLPVVRYHIVRGTLDAVGVKDRQQGRSSAL, from the exons ATGGCGCCCTCTTTAGTGAGATTATATGAACAAATGCCCGAACCTAAATATGTTATTGCTATGGGCGCGTGTACAATTACAGGAGGGATGTTCAGTACTGATTCTTATAGTACTGTTCGGGGGGTCGATAAGCTAATTCCCGTGGATGTCTATTTGCCGGGCTATCCCCCTAAACCCGAGGCAGTTATAGATGCTATAACAAAACTTCGTAACAAAACTTCTATGACTTCGAAAGAATTGAACGAGGAGCC TAAGGGTGACTTATCTGTCAACTTTTCCACTACCACCCCCAAAAAACCAAACTCTGCCTTACGTAAAGTTGCCAGAGTACGATTAACCTCTGGGTTTGAAATCACTGCTTATATACCTGGTATTGGCCATAATTCACAAGAACATTCTGTAGTCTTAGTAAGAGGGGAAAGGGTTAAGGATTTACCCGTTGTGAGATATCACATTGTTCGAGGAACCCTAGATGCTGTCGGAGTAAAGGATCGTCAACAAGGGCGTTCTAGTGCGTTGTAG